Proteins encoded by one window of Lutibacter sp. A64:
- a CDS encoding heavy-metal-associated domain-containing protein, which yields MKHIKSILIIIFIFTINITFAQLKTEEFKVEGKCEMCKNRIEKAAKSVKGIKTANWNVESKMLKITFDLKESSAYEVEQAVAKVGHSTKYVSASKKAYNSLPSCCKYELTDAKKGCNHCN from the coding sequence ATGAAACATATAAAATCAATACTAATAATCATATTCATATTTACAATCAACATAACATTTGCTCAATTAAAAACAGAAGAGTTTAAGGTTGAAGGTAAATGTGAAATGTGCAAAAACAGAATAGAAAAAGCAGCCAAATCAGTTAAAGGTATAAAAACAGCTAATTGGAATGTTGAAAGCAAAATGTTGAAAATTACATTTGATCTAAAAGAAAGTAGTGCCTACGAAGTAGAGCAAGCAGTTGCAAAAGTTGGACACAGCACAAAATATGTAAGTGCTTCTAAAAAAGCTTATAATTCACTACCTAGTTGTTGTAAATACGAATTGACAGATGCAAAAAAAGGATGTAATCATTGTAATTAA
- a CDS encoding TolC family protein, with product MKNLKIAFILSVLLITVNTNAQQLETLLKEAFNNSPTIQKFELQYKIKAEKANEVNTLPNTEFGVGYFVSEPETRTGAQRFKISAKQMLPWFGSITARENYANSLADASFEDIVIAKRKLIVAVSQSYYNLYENKAKQQVLVENIELLKNYETMALASVEVNKASAVDVLRLQMRQNELDKLKQLLHQKYIAEQTTLNKLLNRDKAIEVRIENNLEIPADDSFLNTNSLELHPELLKYEKLYKAVEKSELLNQKESNPLIGFGLDYVNVEERPDITISDNGKDILMPMVSVSIPIFNKKYKSKSKQNNLQQLAIKNEKQERFNKLQTLLDAAINERISAKISYNIQAKNLKQAKNAEDILIRSYETGTIDFNDVLDIQELQLKFQINQIESVKNYYNQSTIINYLISN from the coding sequence ATGAAAAATCTAAAAATAGCATTTATTTTAAGTGTATTACTTATCACAGTTAACACAAATGCACAACAATTAGAAACGCTCTTAAAAGAGGCATTTAATAACAGTCCTACAATTCAGAAGTTTGAATTGCAATATAAAATTAAAGCAGAAAAAGCGAACGAAGTAAATACACTTCCAAATACAGAATTTGGTGTTGGGTACTTTGTAAGCGAACCTGAAACAAGAACAGGAGCACAACGTTTTAAAATTTCAGCAAAACAAATGTTACCTTGGTTTGGTTCAATTACCGCTCGTGAAAATTATGCCAATTCTTTAGCTGATGCTTCGTTTGAAGATATAGTTATTGCCAAACGAAAATTAATAGTTGCTGTATCACAATCATATTACAATTTGTATGAAAATAAAGCAAAGCAACAGGTTTTGGTCGAAAATATTGAACTATTAAAAAACTATGAAACAATGGCTTTAGCTTCTGTTGAGGTGAATAAAGCCTCGGCAGTAGATGTATTACGCTTACAAATGCGACAAAATGAACTAGATAAATTAAAACAATTATTGCATCAGAAATATATTGCAGAGCAAACAACATTAAACAAGTTGTTGAATCGTGATAAAGCTATTGAAGTTCGTATTGAAAACAATCTTGAAATACCTGCTGATGATTCTTTTTTAAATACAAATAGTTTAGAGTTACATCCCGAATTATTAAAGTATGAAAAATTGTACAAAGCGGTTGAAAAGTCAGAATTATTAAATCAAAAAGAAAGCAATCCTTTAATTGGTTTTGGATTAGACTATGTCAATGTAGAAGAAAGACCAGATATTACAATTAGCGATAATGGTAAAGATATTTTAATGCCAATGGTTTCAGTATCTATTCCAATATTTAATAAGAAATACAAATCAAAAAGTAAGCAAAATAACTTGCAGCAACTTGCAATAAAAAACGAAAAACAAGAGCGTTTTAACAAATTACAAACTTTACTTGATGCTGCTATTAATGAAAGAATTTCAGCAAAAATTAGTTACAATATTCAAGCTAAAAACTTAAAGCAGGCCAAAAATGCTGAAGATATTCTAATTAGAAGTTATGAAACTGGAACTATTGATTTTAATGATGTTTTAGACATACAAGAGTTACAGCTAAAGTTTCAAATAAATCAAATAGAATCAGTTAAAAATTATTACAATCAAAGTACAATCATCAATTATTTAATTTCAAATTAA
- a CDS encoding efflux RND transporter permease subunit — MLNKSIKFLIENKLVAVLLLALFIGWGIVNAPFNWNTGFLPSDPVAVDAIPDIGENQQIVFTKWDGRSPQDIEDQITYPLTTSLLGIPGVKTIRSSSMFGFSSIYIIFEEDIEFYWSRSRILEKLNSLPSNLLPDGVNPSLGPDATGLGQIFWYTLEGRDENGNVTGGWDLHELRSIQDYYVKYALSSASGVSEVASIGGYVQEYQVDVNPELMRQYNIGLHQIVKAVKESNRDIGAQTLEINQAEYLVRGLGYIKSIADIENAVVDSENFTSIKIKDIGKVSLGPATRRGLLDKEGAEVVGGVVVARYGANPMEVINNVKAKIEELKGGLPTKELADGTVSQLTLVPFYDRTELIEETLHTLNEALTLEILITILVIIVMVFNLRASILISGLLPVAVLMVFITMKLFNVDANIVALSGIAIAIGTMVDVGVILAENMIRHLDEEKLRLNEDGTPLTTNEIVYNATAEVSGAILTAVLTTIISFVPVFTMIGAEGKLFRPLAFTKTMALSASLVIALFLIPPFAAFLFRKTVLKKTVSYVINIALIIAGISAIIMGYWLGIILIAFGVTGILNLKGKLGPEKVNLINIIIAAASVVLLLTEYWRPLGVERSILINLLFVAIICFGILGIFSVLRKYYAQILKWALANKLAFLIIPTTVLISGIYIMNNTGKEFMPSLNEGSFLLMPTSMPHSGVDENKRVLQQLDMAVASIPEIETVVGKAGRTESALDPAPLSMYENVIQYKSEYMKNEKGKKQRYKVNDKGLFELKDGRFISNPNNSENVTLSAVERSQLIEDNDGEFYRNWRPEIKSPNDIWNEIVKVTKLPGVTSAPKLQPIETRLVMLQTGMRAPMGIKVKGQDLKQIEAFGLELEAILKQTEGVKEQAVFADRIVGKPYLLIDINREKIARYGISIENVQEILKVAIGGMPITQTVEGRERYSVRVRYPRELRANPTDLEQIYVPVEKGNPVPLSELATIRYEQGPQVIKSEDTFLVGYVLFDKLDGFAEVDVVENAQALFQQKIASGKLIVPKGISYKFTGTYENQIRAEKTLAVVVPLALAIIFLILYFQFKSVTTSLMVFTGITVAFAGGFIMIWLYGQDWFFNFSLFGENMRELFNMKTINLSVAVWVGFIALFGIATDDGVVMATYLTQTFDRDKPTNKQSIRSSALAAAEKRIRPCLMTTVTTILALLPILTSTGKGSDIMMPMAIPIFGGMVIDITSYFIVPVLYSWREELKLKKTA, encoded by the coding sequence ATGCTAAATAAAAGCATCAAATTTTTAATAGAAAATAAACTGGTAGCAGTATTATTACTAGCACTGTTTATAGGTTGGGGTATCGTAAATGCACCCTTTAATTGGAATACAGGATTTCTTCCTAGCGATCCTGTAGCAGTAGATGCAATTCCCGATATTGGTGAAAACCAACAAATAGTATTTACAAAATGGGACGGTCGTTCACCACAAGATATTGAAGACCAAATAACGTACCCATTAACAACATCATTACTTGGTATTCCAGGAGTAAAAACCATTCGTAGTTCATCTATGTTTGGATTTTCAAGTATCTATATCATTTTTGAAGAAGATATAGAGTTTTATTGGAGTCGTAGTCGAATCCTTGAAAAACTAAACTCTTTGCCAAGTAATTTATTGCCAGATGGTGTTAACCCTTCATTAGGTCCAGATGCCACAGGTTTAGGTCAAATCTTTTGGTATACATTAGAAGGTAGAGATGAAAACGGAAATGTAACTGGAGGTTGGGATTTACACGAATTACGTAGTATTCAAGATTACTATGTGAAGTATGCGTTATCTTCTGCTAGCGGTGTTTCTGAAGTAGCTTCAATTGGAGGTTATGTACAAGAATATCAAGTGGATGTAAATCCAGAATTAATGCGTCAATACAATATTGGTTTACATCAAATTGTAAAAGCAGTAAAAGAAAGTAACAGAGATATTGGAGCGCAAACTTTAGAAATTAACCAAGCCGAATATTTAGTTAGAGGTTTAGGGTATATAAAATCTATTGCCGACATAGAAAATGCCGTTGTAGATTCAGAAAATTTTACTTCAATAAAAATAAAAGATATTGGCAAAGTATCGCTTGGTCCGGCAACACGAAGAGGGTTGTTAGACAAAGAAGGTGCTGAAGTAGTTGGTGGTGTGGTTGTAGCTCGTTATGGTGCAAATCCAATGGAAGTTATCAATAATGTAAAAGCTAAAATTGAAGAACTTAAAGGAGGTTTACCAACTAAAGAATTAGCTGATGGAACAGTTTCTCAATTAACATTGGTTCCCTTTTATGATAGAACAGAACTTATTGAAGAAACCTTACACACTTTAAACGAAGCATTAACTCTAGAAATATTGATTACCATTTTAGTAATTATTGTAATGGTCTTCAATTTAAGAGCATCCATATTAATTTCAGGTTTATTACCAGTAGCTGTATTAATGGTATTTATTACAATGAAACTATTTAATGTAGATGCAAATATTGTTGCGCTTTCTGGAATTGCAATTGCTATTGGAACTATGGTCGATGTTGGTGTAATTCTCGCTGAAAATATGATTAGGCATTTAGATGAAGAAAAACTACGATTAAATGAAGATGGCACACCACTAACAACAAATGAAATTGTATACAATGCTACTGCAGAAGTTTCAGGAGCAATTTTAACAGCAGTTCTAACTACAATTATCAGTTTTGTTCCAGTATTTACAATGATTGGTGCTGAAGGTAAATTATTTAGACCTTTAGCTTTTACAAAAACAATGGCACTTTCAGCATCGTTAGTAATCGCGTTATTTTTAATACCTCCTTTTGCGGCCTTTTTATTCAGAAAAACGGTGTTAAAAAAGACAGTGAGTTATGTTATAAATATCGCTTTAATTATTGCAGGAATTTCAGCTATAATTATGGGTTATTGGCTTGGAATAATTCTAATTGCTTTTGGAGTTACAGGAATCTTAAATTTAAAAGGAAAACTTGGACCCGAAAAGGTTAATTTAATCAACATAATAATTGCTGCTGCATCAGTAGTGCTTTTATTAACTGAATATTGGAGACCGTTAGGTGTTGAAAGAAGTATTCTTATAAACCTTTTATTTGTAGCCATTATTTGCTTTGGAATATTAGGTATATTCTCTGTTTTAAGAAAGTATTATGCGCAAATTTTAAAATGGGCTTTAGCCAATAAATTGGCATTCTTAATCATTCCAACTACAGTGCTTATTTCAGGTATTTATATAATGAATAACACCGGAAAAGAATTTATGCCTTCTCTTAATGAAGGTTCATTCTTACTAATGCCTACTTCAATGCCACATTCTGGTGTTGATGAAAACAAGAGAGTTTTGCAACAATTAGATATGGCAGTTGCTAGTATTCCAGAAATTGAAACAGTTGTTGGTAAAGCAGGTAGAACAGAATCAGCATTAGATCCTGCACCATTATCTATGTACGAAAATGTAATTCAGTACAAATCTGAATATATGAAGAATGAAAAAGGTAAAAAACAACGATACAAAGTAAATGATAAAGGCTTATTTGAATTGAAAGATGGACGCTTTATCTCAAATCCAAACAATTCTGAAAATGTCACCTTGAGCGCAGTGGAAAGGTCTCAACTGATTGAAGATAATGATGGTGAGTTTTACAGAAATTGGAGACCTGAAATTAAATCTCCTAATGATATTTGGAACGAAATTGTAAAAGTTACAAAGTTGCCTGGAGTAACATCTGCACCTAAATTACAACCTATTGAAACTCGATTGGTAATGCTGCAAACAGGTATGCGCGCACCAATGGGAATTAAAGTAAAAGGACAAGATTTAAAACAAATTGAAGCCTTTGGCTTGGAATTAGAAGCTATCTTAAAACAAACTGAAGGTGTAAAAGAACAAGCCGTTTTTGCAGACAGAATTGTTGGAAAGCCATATTTGTTAATTGACATTAACAGAGAAAAAATTGCACGTTATGGTATTTCTATAGAAAATGTTCAAGAAATACTTAAAGTTGCAATTGGCGGTATGCCAATAACACAAACAGTTGAAGGAAGAGAACGCTATTCAGTACGTGTACGCTATCCAAGAGAGTTAAGAGCAAACCCAACGGATTTAGAACAAATTTATGTTCCTGTAGAAAAAGGAAATCCTGTTCCTTTAAGCGAATTGGCAACCATTCGTTATGAACAAGGTCCCCAAGTTATTAAAAGTGAAGATACTTTTTTAGTGGGTTATGTACTGTTTGATAAGTTAGATGGTTTTGCTGAAGTAGATGTTGTTGAAAATGCACAAGCCTTATTTCAACAAAAAATAGCATCAGGTAAATTAATAGTCCCTAAAGGAATTAGTTACAAGTTTACCGGAACTTATGAAAATCAAATTAGAGCTGAAAAAACACTCGCCGTGGTTGTACCATTAGCATTGGCCATTATCTTTTTGATATTGTATTTCCAGTTCAAATCAGTAACAACTTCTTTAATGGTATTTACAGGTATTACTGTTGCTTTTGCAGGTGGTTTTATAATGATTTGGTTATATGGGCAAGACTGGTTTTTCAATTTCAGTTTGTTTGGTGAAAATATGCGAGAGTTATTCAATATGAAAACCATCAATTTAAGTGTGGCAGTTTGGGTAGGTTTTATTGCACTATTTGGTATTGCTACAGATGATGGTGTGGTAATGGCAACCTATTTAACACAAACTTTTGACAGAGACAAACCTACGAATAAACAAAGTATTAGAAGTTCGGCTTTAGCAGCTGCTGAAAAACGAATAAGACCTTGTTTAATGACAACAGTAACAACAATTTTAGCCTTGTTACCTATTTTAACTTCAACAGGAAAAGGTAGTGATATTATGATGCCAATGGCAATTCCAATTTTTGGAGGAATGGTTATAGACATTACTTCTTACTTTATAGTTCCTGTTTTGTATAGCTGGAGAGAAGAATTAAAACTTAAAAAAACAGCATAA
- a CDS encoding HYC_CC_PP family protein, protein MKQVFHKIMSILMAFVVLFSTMSFTINMHYCGDELVDSAIFSKAETCGMEMELATSTNNCSVSKKNCCSEGFEKIEGQNELQSSIDTISFEQQVFITSFIYTYVNLFESIDSEVSLYDEHQSPLVSRKIYKLDETYLI, encoded by the coding sequence ATGAAACAAGTTTTCCATAAAATAATGTCAATATTAATGGCTTTTGTAGTGTTATTCTCTACAATGTCATTTACTATTAATATGCATTATTGTGGAGATGAATTGGTTGATTCAGCCATATTTTCAAAAGCAGAAACTTGCGGAATGGAAATGGAATTAGCAACTTCAACTAATAATTGTTCTGTATCAAAGAAAAATTGTTGTAGTGAAGGCTTTGAAAAAATTGAGGGTCAAAATGAATTACAATCTTCAATAGATACTATTTCTTTTGAGCAACAAGTATTCATTACTTCATTTATTTATACTTACGTAAATCTTTTCGAAAGTATAGATAGCGAGGTATCTTTATATGATGAACATCAATCCCCTCTCGTCAGCAGGAAAATCTACAAGCTAGACGAAACATATTTAATCTGA
- a CDS encoding heavy metal translocating P-type ATPase, with protein sequence MKKKKVNLRDLKPKSTKQHSHNDGHNHGIVNSATFKIYFPAIVSFLMLMIGIALDYFNVAFFKDWLRINWYGIAYLPVGFPVVKEGWKSIKKGDVFTEFFLMSIATIGAFVIGEYPEGVAVMLFYAVGELFQGAAVKRAKGNIKALLDVRPKEANVFRNGDYTSVSPEDVNIGEKIQIRVGEKIPLDGILLSVKASLNTAALTGESKPDTITKNAKVYAGSINLESVIEVEVTNKFEDSSIARILDLVQNATARKSKTELFIRQFARIYTPIVVYLAIAVTFLPYFFVEDYIFRDWLYRALIFLVISCPCALVISIPLGYFGGLGAASKNGILFKGASFLDAMTKINTLVMDKTGTVTKGVFKIKEIKTVGWEESEFMKFLMAMEEQSTHPIAKAIMEYKEVGKDFKALEVSEVAGKGLKGIVNGKIVLVGNKALMHTNNIDVPTETEAIVESIVLVAIDNKFAGYVVIADELKEDAKETITALHKVGIKNIMMLSGDKDSITQQIAIELNIEKARGGLLPEDKLNEVETLKRNPENKIAFIGDGINDAPVLAASDVGIAMGGLGSDVAIETADVIIQTDQPSKVVKAIKISHSTRKIVWQNIILAFGVKAIVLILGAGGLATMWEAVFADVGVALLAILNAVRLQRMKWS encoded by the coding sequence ATGAAAAAAAAGAAAGTCAATTTAAGAGATTTAAAGCCAAAATCTACAAAGCAGCATAGTCACAATGATGGTCATAACCACGGCATTGTAAATAGTGCTACTTTCAAAATTTATTTCCCTGCAATCGTAAGCTTTTTAATGCTTATGATCGGAATAGCTTTAGATTATTTTAATGTAGCTTTTTTCAAAGATTGGTTACGTATAAATTGGTATGGAATTGCATACTTGCCTGTTGGATTTCCCGTGGTTAAAGAAGGTTGGAAAAGCATTAAAAAAGGAGATGTATTTACAGAGTTCTTTTTAATGTCTATTGCTACAATTGGAGCATTTGTTATTGGTGAATATCCTGAAGGAGTAGCAGTAATGCTATTTTATGCAGTTGGAGAATTATTCCAAGGAGCTGCTGTTAAAAGAGCCAAAGGAAATATCAAAGCATTATTAGATGTCAGACCAAAAGAAGCTAACGTTTTTCGGAATGGTGATTATACAAGTGTTTCACCAGAAGACGTAAATATTGGCGAAAAAATTCAAATTCGTGTTGGCGAAAAAATTCCTTTAGATGGTATTTTACTATCAGTAAAGGCCTCATTAAATACCGCAGCTTTAACAGGTGAAAGTAAACCAGATACGATTACAAAAAACGCAAAAGTATATGCAGGTAGTATCAATTTAGAAAGTGTGATAGAAGTTGAGGTAACAAACAAGTTTGAAGATAGTTCAATTGCCAGAATATTAGATTTAGTTCAAAATGCTACAGCACGTAAATCGAAAACAGAATTGTTCATTAGACAATTTGCACGTATCTATACACCAATTGTAGTGTATTTAGCAATTGCTGTTACATTTCTACCTTATTTTTTTGTAGAGGATTATATTTTTAGAGATTGGTTATACAGAGCATTAATTTTCTTGGTAATTTCTTGCCCTTGTGCTTTGGTAATATCTATCCCATTGGGTTATTTCGGAGGTTTAGGTGCAGCTTCAAAAAATGGAATATTATTTAAAGGTGCTTCATTTTTAGATGCTATGACCAAAATAAATACATTGGTAATGGATAAAACAGGAACTGTTACCAAAGGTGTTTTCAAAATTAAGGAAATAAAGACTGTTGGCTGGGAAGAATCTGAATTTATGAAATTCCTAATGGCTATGGAAGAACAATCCACACACCCTATTGCAAAAGCCATAATGGAGTATAAAGAAGTTGGAAAAGATTTTAAAGCATTAGAAGTATCTGAAGTTGCAGGAAAAGGATTAAAAGGCATTGTGAATGGTAAAATAGTTTTAGTTGGAAATAAAGCCTTAATGCATACAAATAACATAGATGTTCCAACTGAAACAGAAGCTATTGTAGAATCCATTGTTTTGGTAGCTATCGATAATAAATTCGCAGGTTATGTTGTAATTGCAGATGAATTAAAAGAAGATGCTAAAGAAACAATTACAGCATTGCATAAAGTAGGTATTAAAAATATAATGATGCTTTCAGGTGATAAAGATTCTATTACCCAACAAATAGCAATTGAATTAAATATTGAAAAGGCCAGAGGTGGTTTATTGCCAGAAGATAAATTAAATGAAGTTGAAACTTTAAAGAGAAACCCTGAAAATAAAATAGCTTTTATTGGTGATGGTATTAACGATGCACCAGTTTTAGCAGCAAGTGATGTAGGTATTGCTATGGGTGGTTTGGGAAGTGATGTTGCTATTGAAACAGCAGATGTTATTATTCAAACCGACCAACCTTCAAAAGTGGTAAAAGCCATTAAAATAAGTCATTCTACTCGTAAAATTGTATGGCAGAATATCATATTAGCTTTTGGTGTTAAAGCTATTGTTTTAATTCTAGGAGCAGGTGGTTTAGCAACAATGTGGGAAGCTGTATTTGCAGATGTAGGTGTAGCTTTATTAGCTATTTTAAATGCGGTTAGATTGCAACGAATGAAATGGAGTTAA
- a CDS encoding methyltransferase family protein — translation MILFIYLLIYFLLVFVIRSVSLFIKTRVNPLTFNKTDDAHGYNGKVFTLISFLELIIVSIYAFKFDWYKYLLPFWYLESVTLLKTGWGLLILSLIVVWIAQSNMANSWRIGIDEKNKTSLVTKGLFSISRNPIFLGIMIANIGLFLVIPNAFTLVIIALSTTSINTQIRLEEAFLKQEFGNDYLEYAKKVRRWI, via the coding sequence ATGATTTTATTTATTTACTTACTAATATATTTTCTGCTAGTTTTTGTAATAAGGTCAGTTTCACTCTTTATAAAAACTAGAGTAAACCCTTTAACTTTTAACAAAACAGATGATGCACACGGTTATAATGGTAAAGTATTTACTTTGATCTCTTTTTTAGAGCTAATTATTGTAAGTATTTATGCTTTTAAATTTGATTGGTACAAATATTTACTCCCTTTTTGGTATTTAGAAAGTGTTACTTTATTAAAAACAGGCTGGGGACTCTTAATTCTTTCGCTAATTGTAGTATGGATTGCTCAATCTAATATGGCCAATTCTTGGAGAATTGGAATAGATGAAAAAAACAAGACATCGTTAGTTACCAAAGGATTGTTTTCGATTTCAAGAAACCCCATTTTCCTTGGGATTATGATTGCAAATATTGGATTGTTTTTAGTGATTCCAAACGCTTTTACATTAGTAATAATCGCATTATCAACAACAAGTATAAATACCCAAATTAGATTAGAAGAAGCATTCTTAAAACAAGAATTTGGAAATGATTATTTAGAGTATGCAAAAAAAGTAAGACGTTGGATATAA
- a CDS encoding Fur family transcriptional regulator, whose amino-acid sequence MKTIEELLESKNIRVTAMRLLIYKFLVEKDVAVTLSDIENAFEKSDRTTLYRTIKTFEEKGIVHQIDDGTGITKYALCEKGCNCEIENDLHLHFHCNNCNETVCLTAHKIPQIKVPDGFVAENVNLVVKGICDKCSGH is encoded by the coding sequence ATGAAAACAATAGAGGAATTATTAGAATCTAAAAATATACGTGTTACAGCAATGCGATTACTTATCTATAAGTTTCTTGTAGAAAAGGATGTTGCTGTAACATTAAGTGATATCGAAAATGCTTTTGAAAAGTCAGATAGAACTACATTATACAGAACTATTAAAACATTTGAAGAAAAAGGAATCGTACATCAAATAGATGATGGTACAGGTATTACAAAGTATGCATTATGTGAAAAAGGATGTAATTGTGAAATTGAAAATGATTTACACTTACATTTCCATTGTAACAATTGCAATGAAACAGTATGCCTTACAGCTCATAAAATTCCTCAAATTAAAGTACCTGATGGTTTTGTTGCAGAAAATGTAAACTTGGTGGTAAAAGGGATTTGTGATAAATGTAGCGGTCATTAA
- a CDS encoding efflux RND transporter periplasmic adaptor subunit: MKNKLYKILTALVLSITVFACGNKESHSDNDGHSHSEKPKNEEEHGENEEVMLSQQQYNALKMKIDTLSLRNMSGNVEANGTLEVPPQNEAAITSVIGANVVSIKVIEGNKVNKGQVVAYLSHPNIIKLQTDYLNAFSNSNFLKKNYERQQKLYDAGVGSGANFQKAEAEYEASKAMVNGLEAQLRILNINTISVRNGTIAQSISLRSPIEGFVQKVQVKIGQYVEPQTELFEIVNTLHVHADLMVFEKDAYKVKKGQKVTFTVQSIPNTELTAEIFSISKTFEDNPKAVHVHAEIENKRDNLIPGMYIQGKIQVNKTKTKALPESAIIKDGDRFYAFSVEKENDHWSFKPVEVLLGAKDGNWIAVQFTEELDKTTKFAYNNAYYLIAEMKKGEAEHEH, translated from the coding sequence ATGAAAAATAAATTATATAAAATCCTAACTGCTCTAGTGTTATCCATTACTGTTTTTGCTTGCGGAAACAAAGAAAGTCATAGTGACAATGATGGTCATTCACATAGTGAAAAACCAAAAAATGAAGAAGAACACGGTGAGAACGAAGAAGTAATGCTTTCGCAGCAGCAGTATAATGCATTAAAAATGAAGATTGACACACTTTCATTACGAAATATGAGTGGAAATGTAGAGGCTAATGGTACATTAGAAGTACCCCCACAAAACGAAGCAGCAATAACTTCAGTTATTGGTGCAAATGTAGTATCTATAAAAGTAATTGAAGGTAATAAAGTTAATAAAGGCCAAGTTGTGGCCTATCTATCACACCCTAATATTATAAAACTACAGACTGATTATTTGAATGCTTTTAGCAATAGTAATTTTTTAAAGAAAAACTATGAGCGTCAACAAAAATTATATGATGCAGGTGTTGGTTCTGGTGCAAATTTTCAAAAAGCAGAAGCCGAGTATGAAGCATCAAAAGCTATGGTAAATGGATTGGAAGCTCAATTAAGAATATTAAATATCAATACAATATCAGTAAGAAATGGTACAATTGCACAAAGTATATCATTACGTAGTCCTATAGAAGGGTTTGTACAAAAGGTTCAGGTGAAAATTGGGCAATATGTAGAGCCGCAAACAGAATTATTCGAAATTGTTAATACGCTTCACGTTCACGCAGATTTAATGGTGTTTGAAAAAGATGCCTATAAAGTAAAAAAAGGTCAAAAAGTGACATTTACAGTGCAGTCTATTCCAAATACAGAACTTACAGCTGAAATCTTTTCAATAAGTAAAACATTTGAAGACAACCCAAAAGCGGTACACGTTCACGCTGAAATTGAAAATAAAAGAGATAACTTAATTCCTGGTATGTACATTCAAGGTAAAATTCAGGTAAATAAAACTAAAACAAAAGCATTACCTGAAAGTGCAATTATAAAAGATGGAGATAGGTTTTATGCATTTTCAGTAGAAAAAGAAAATGACCACTGGAGTTTTAAACCTGTTGAAGTGCTTTTAGGTGCAAAAGATGGCAATTGGATTGCAGTTCAATTTACTGAAGAATTAGATAAAACCACAAAATTTGCTTATAATAATGCTTATTACCTGATTGCTGAAATGAAAAAAGGCGAAGCAGAACACGAACATTAA